The Phormidium ambiguum IAM M-71 sequence CCTGGAACTTACAGCGAACAAAGCGGCGAAACTTTCCCTTTACAACTAAAGTCGGGAATTACCCTTCAAGGAGATCCCCCAACTAAAGGGCGGGGTGTGATTATTAGAGGTGGCAGTTTATTTATTAGTCCCACTTTCGCCCGTCAAAATGTTACCATTCTCGCCGCTAACAAATCCGGTATTGCTGGAGTTACCGTGACTAATCCTAACACCAGAGGTTACGGAATTTGGATTGAATCTAGCAGTCCAGTAGTAGCAGATTGTACTTTTATTGGTAATAGTCATGATGGTATTTCCATCGCAGGTAACAGCGCCCCTTTAATTCGCAACAATTACTTTGCAAATAATGGCGCAAATGGCATGACTATTTACGGTTCTTCTCGCCCAGAAGTCAGGGAAAATGTCTTTGAAAAAACTGGATTTGGCATTAATATTGGTCACAATGCTACACCCATAATTACAGGTAATCGCATCTCTCAAAATACAGACGGCATCGTAATTCAAGGTAAAGCTAGACCAATTTTGCGCGGTAATACTATAGAAAGTAACAGTCGAGATGGTTTAATTGCTTTAACAGATACTCTCCCAAATTTGGGAACTGCTCAAGAGCCAGCTGGTAACATTTTCCGTAATAATGGTCGCTATGAAATTAATGCCGGAACAGCAGTACAAATAATTCCTGTTTATGGTAATCAATTAGCTACTAGGCGTTTAATTGGACGCATTAATTTGGATGGTAATTTAATTCAAGTTAGCGCCCCTCGTAATAGTGTTCCGATCGCATCAACTGATGCAAATAGCGTACAAATTGCCGTTCCGCCACCGACTCCGAGAAAACGCACCGTGCGTCGCAGCAGAAGGGCGAGAGCTAGTGCTAGAAGACGGGCAAGAAGGCAAGTCCGTCGCTCTACAGTTGTTGTGAGAACTACCCCAACATCAACAGCAACTCCGCCAAGAACACTGTTACCCCAAACAGGAATTCAAGCAGGTGTTTTACCCACAGCTAACACCACTTTTTCTCAGGTAAATACTAACAGTTTGCCTCAAACTAATCAAAATGTTTCGGCATTAAGTTTACGTTATCGTGTAGTAGTGGAAGTGCAAACTTTGGAAGAACAAAACAGACTTTTAGCTTTAGTTCCTGGGGCAATTCGCACGGTTTCAGATGGTAAAGTAGTGATGCAAGTTGGGGCTTTTAGCGATCGCGCCCAAGCTGATGAACTGCTAGAAAAAATTAGTAGTAATGGGTTATTAGGTACGATCGAAGAAATTAATTGAAAAACCCAACCCTTAATCCCCTTCCCGCCTCCGGGAAGGGGATACAAACCTATGTTTTGGTATTCCCTATTCCTTTTCAAATAATTGCTTGCAAATTCAACACAGCATCATTTAATCTTTGGGTACCGACTTTAGTTTGACTAATGCCACTAGCAGTCTCTACTGCTCCTTGATTTAAATTATTCATCGCATCTACTACTTGTTGAATAGCGATCGCTTGTTGTTTAGCATTTAAAGAAATTTGCAAATTATTTGATACAACATCATTAATTGCTTCAGCAACTTTAGCAAAAGTTTTAGCCATATCTTCAGCAGTATTTACACTTCCATCAACCCGCTTTTTACCTTCATCAGCTACGATCGCAGTTGAACTAATAGCATTTTGTATTTCATCAACTAAAAGATTAATTTTTTGCGCTGATTTTTTACTTTCGTCTGCTAATTTACGAATTTCAGTAGCTACTACACCAAAACCTTTACCTTGTTCTCCGGCTCTTACCGCTTCTACTGCTGCATTTAAGGCTAGCATATTTGTTTGATTTGCTAATTCACTAACTAAATTAATGATGCTACCAATTTGATTAGTTTGTGAACTTAAATGGACAATTCTTTCTGCAATAGCTATCACTGTATTTTTTAGTTCTAACATATCTTCTAAAGTTCGTTCTACAGCTTGAGAACCTTGTTGAGCTAAGGTAGAAACTTGTTGAGCACTATTAGATGCTAATTCAGCTTTCTGGGCTGATTGTTGCGCTGAAACTCCCAATTCATCCATAGTAGTAGTAGTTTGACTGACTGAAGTAGCTTGTTGAGAAGCATTTCTTTCTTGTTGCACTACAGTTGCGGCTATTTCATTGGAAGATGTGGCGATCGTATCTACAGTTTTTTGAATTGTATTCGCTACAGTTATCCAGATAAAATAAGCAGCTATGCTGGAAAATATCGTAATTAATAGCACTGTAATTACAGATGCTAAAACTAGAAACTCAATAGAGCTATTCGCAGTTTTAGTATAGTTAGCTAAAATTGTTTGTTCGCTCCTAATTAGCTCTTGTTTAAGTGTATCCAAGTTTGTGACAACTACTTCTGAGTCTCTTAAAAAATTGGTTATAGCTTCCTCTCGTCTACCTTCTTTATCTAAGCGAATAGCTTCCCTAGCAAGAGCATCAAATTGTTCGGTTAAAGTTATGATTTGGTTAAATCTTTGTTGTTGTTCTGAATTGTCAATATTTTTTCTGCCTAGATTAACTGCTGCTATATAAAGCAGTTTTTGTTGTTCATAATCTTTTAATGCTGCTTCTGATCCATTCAGCAGATAGCCACGAACCTGTCTACCCATTAAGCTAATTCTCAGAATTATTTCATAATTACTAACGATTATTTGTTCGGTTCTGCTAACTTGTTTGAATGTTTCAGCTAATTGATTACTTACCGAATAAACAATTCCCCCAAAACCTAAAGCTAAAGTCACAGGTACTAAAAAAGCAATAAATAATTTACCTTTTAATTTAAAGTTCTTGGACATCGTTTATATCTCTCTGTCAAAAGTACTAATTAATCTATATGTTTGAGCGACTATTGCTGCATTTTATTAATAATAATGTAGATCTTAGAAGAGAATAAGAGGAGAAAAGAGGTTTCTACTTTCTACTTTCTCAAATGACTGCTTGCAAATTTAACACAGCTTCATTTAATCTTTGGGTACCAACTTTAGTTTGACTAATGCCGCTAGCAGTCTCTACCGATCCTTGATTTAAAGTATTCATCGCATCTACTACTTGTTGAATGGCGATCGCTTGTTGTTTGGCATTTAAAGAAATTTGGACATTATTAGCAACAGCATCATTAATTGCATCAGCAACTTTAACAAAAGTCTTAGACATATCTTCCGCCGTATTCACGCTACTGTCAACTAGTTTTTTTCCTTCATTTGCTACTAGGACAGTTGAATTGATTGCTGTCTGAATTTGATCGACTAAAAGGTTAATTTTGTCAGTAGAATTTTTACTTGCATCTGCTAGTTTGCGAATTTCAGCAGCTACTACACCAAAACCTTTACCTTGTTCTCCGGCTCTTACGGCTTCTATAGCAGCATTTAAAGCTAACATATTTGTTTGATTTGTTAACTCATTAACTACATTAATAATGCTGCCAATTTGTTTAGTTTGTGAGCTTAAATAAACGATTTTTTCTGTAATTGTTACAACTGTATCTTTCACTTCTAGCATATCTTCTAAAGTTCGTTCTACAGCTTGGGAACCTTCTTTTGCTAAACTTGAAACTTGTCTAGCGCTATCAGCTGCTAGTTCGGCTTTTTGAGCAGATTGTTGAGCCGAAATTCCCAATTCATCCATAGTAGTAGTCGTTTGATTTACTGAGGTAGCCTGTTGTGAAGCACTCTTTTCTTGTTGGACTACAGTTGCAGCTATTTCATTGGAAGATGTGGCGATCGTATTTACACTTTTTTGCACTGTATTCACTACACTTATCCAAATAAAATAAGCAGCTATGCTGGAAAATAGCACAATTGTTAAGCCTGTAAACACAGATGCAAATACTAGAAATTCAATAGAGTTATTAGAAGCTTTCGTATATCCCGCCAAAATTGCTTGTTCGTTTTTCAGTAGTTCTTCTTTCAATTCATCTAAACTTGCAACGACTACTTGAGAGTCCCTTAAAAAATTTGTCACAGCTTGCTCGTGCTTGCCATCTTGTTCTAGGCGAATTGCTTCTCTAGCTATAGTATCAAATTTTTCTGTCAATTTTAATATTTCTTCAAATCTTTGGTTTTGTGCTTTATCTTCGATTTGTTCTCTACCTAATTTAACTGCTTCTGTATAAAGCAATTTTTGTTGTTCATACTCTTTTAAGGCGGCTTCTGACCTATTCAAAAGATACCCGCGAACCTGTCTACCCATTAAGGTAATTCTCAATATTGTTTCATAATTACTAATAATAACTCGCTCACTTTTATTAACTTGTTTGAATGTTTTAACTAATTGATCGGTTGCATAAAAAACAGTTCCACTAAATCCTAATGCTAAAATGACAGGTACTAAAAAAGCGATAAATAATTTACTTTTTAACTTTAAATTGTTAAACATATTTTTACTTTTTTAGTGGGTAATATTTAAAATTGGCAATGCTTTTACCAATTTTAAATCTAATTGATACACCCTAACGTAGCAAAAAATAAAATACAGAGTTTCTTAATAAATTTTATTTGTTAATTTATAAATTTGTACATTAAGTTTTGAAAAAGATTTTTATATATTGTTTAGTATATTAATTATTTGTATAGTTAAGCATTTTGTCTTAATTTCTAACTAAATTGGAAAAAAGAAGAGGTAGGAAAAACAATACTTTGTACAGGTGGTTTTTTTGTTAATTTTTCTGCATACCTGCCCCTATAAACTTAGTACCGACAACTTAACTTTTTCAGGGCTTACGCAGAGACTTTAGATATAGGAGCAACCACAGGAGGATTGACCCTACAAGTAGTGTTTCTTCTCATAATTTGCGTAAGTCCTGTTTTTTCCTTAACGCTAACTGATTCCAATTAACATTATTCTTTAAACTTCACCAGTAAAAACTTTTTTTGCTGGCCCTGTCATGTAAACTCGCTGTTCTACTTCTGACCATTGAATTTCTAATGGGCCTCCGGGTAATTCTACGATCGCTTGCCGATCGCAATTTCCCGTCAACACCCCCGCCACCAAAGCAGCACAAGCACCAGTACCGCAAGCCATAGTTGCACCAGCACCTCGTTCCCAAACCAACATTTTCAAATATTTTCGGTTAACTACTTGAATAAATTCCGTATTTGTGAGTTGGGGAAAAACCGAATGATGCTCAAACTGTGGGCCAATTTCTGCTAAAGGAATCGCTGCCACATCATCAACAAAAGTAATACAGTGAGGATTCCCCATACTTACACAAGTCACATTCCAGGTTTTTCCTGCCACTTCCAAAGGTCGATCGATCGCCTTTTCCCCAGCAGCAACCAAAGTCGTCGGAATTTCCTGCGCCAACAATCTTGGAACGCCCATATCCACCTTTACTTGCCCATCATGAAGCAACTCAGGCGTAATCACACCACCTAATGTATGAATGCGATAACGCAGGGATTCAGTTGAACGACCTTCCAAATCAGCGATAAACTTAGCTAAACAACGAATCCCATTGCCACACATTTCCGGTTCAGAACCATCAGAATTAAAAATTCGCATCGTGTAATCTGTGCCATCTTGTCCCGGTAAAGCAAAGATTACCCCATCTGCACCGATTCCAAAATGTCGATCGCACCACTCCACCGCCGCTTCTGGCGTTAACACTGGATCGGATGAACTACGATTATCAATCAAAATGAAATCATTTCCTAAACCCTGGTACTTAGTAAACTCAATTGCCATTACAATTACCTTTGTCCTTCGTTATTTGTCCTTTGTCATTAGTCATTTGTCCTGCGGATAAACTTTGCCACAATGACTAATAATTCTTGGCGAAGCTATGCGCCCAGCGCTATATGACAAATGACCGATGACTAAATCACCAATAATCAATTAGATATGACTAGTGGATTTGATACTAATTTACCTAGTGTACGGCAAGTACAACTAATTATTAAAGCTCAAAAACGAGTTGAGCTAAAGCTGTTAACCGGAGAAGTTATCAGCGGCATATTGCGTTGGCAAGATCCCAACTGCATTTCTATTATCGATGATAGTAATCAACAAACTTTTGTTTGGCGACAATCAATAGCTTATTTAAAAGCTTTTGATTAAAAACTAATCTCCAAAACTCAACTTCCAACAAAGATATTTAATACCACTTCTCTAAATGTTTGCTACAGATTGATCACCCCCTGTAGTCCCCCTACCCTGCGGGAAGGCTACGCCTATAGCAAGGGGGACGGCGACAGCCGGGGGTTGATGGTATGTCGCCTCTATATAGAGAATTGGTATAATCCCAAAAATAATGTAGAGACGTTATATATAACGTCTCCACATTACCTCGGACGTAATCCGAAATATCAGGGTTCTCGCCAACTATCCATCGGTAAATATTCGCGCAATCCTTGACTTTCTGCCGCCTTAACTACCGGAACAATTGGCATTGATATTTGTTCTGGAGGCTCTAGATATTGTTGTAATAATTTCAACGGATGATAGCCACCACAAAGGAGAATTCTATCACCTACTTGCAATTCAATATCCCCTTCTGGATCGCGGATAAACTTACCTTCACGACGAATAGCGATCGCTTTTATCCCATATTGCCGCTCAATATCTAAATGCGCCAAAGTTTTACCCAGAAAAGGACTATTTTCAGGAACTAAAATCCACTGACAAGGCGCACTTTCGGCAGGAAAAACCGCTTTACCTTTAGCCAATTCATCCAAAGCTGCTAACTCTTCAGATTGCCCAACAACCAATAAGCGATCGCCTTCCTCAATCGTAGTCGAAACATCTGGATAATCAACTTCTTCGCCACTTGCACGGCGAATTGCCATTAAATTTACCCCAGCCAAATTGCGTAAATCTGCCTCAGCTAAAGTCATTCCCGACAAAGGAGAATTTGCAGGTAAAGAATACCAGCGACTATTCATATCTTGCGTCGCCAATTCTAAATCACGAGACACTTGAGAAGCAGATAGTTGCGGACGAAACTCCAAATAATGATGTTTACGAATTTCTTGAGCTTGTCGTTGAATAGCCCCAAAACTCATGCCCATCCGAGTTAATAAATGACTGACTAATTCTAAGCTAGCCTCAAACTCTGGTTGTACCACTTCCTTCGCACCTAATTGATAAAGTAATTCTATATCTTTATCTTTATTAGCCCGCACAACCACATCTAAATCAGGCGATAATTCCAAAGCACGACGCAAAGTATTTCTCGTACTCATAGCATCAGGAAGCGCAATTGCCATTCCCTTAGCTTGTGCAACTCCAGCAGTTTGTAAAACGTGCAAACTTGCCGCATTACCATAAACATAAGAAATCCCGGCTTCGCGCAACTTTTGAATTTTGCTTTCCGACTGATCGATGACAACTACGGGATAACCTTGTTGCTGTACCTGTTGTACTAAATTTCGCCCAACTCGGCCATATCCACAAATTACTACATGATTTTGTAAAGGCAATTCCTCAGAAACAGCTAAAGGCAAATCAGCTGGATCGAGAATCTTTTTCACCCAAGGAATTTCAAACAATTGAGGTACTAACCGCATCACAAATGGAGTTAAAACCAAAGTTACCGCAGTCGTCCCTAAAATTAATAAATAAACCCGTCGAGAAACTAAACCTAAAACTTGACCTTCACTCGCTAAAACAAAAGAAAATTCCCCAATTTGAGCTAATCCCAATCCAGCAATAACAGCTGTTTTCCACGAGTAGCGAAATAATCTAACTAAAGGAGTAACAATTAAGAATTTTCCTAAAAAAACTAACGCTACCAATCCCAAAATTAACTCTAAGTTATTCCAGAGAAAGATGGGATCGATTAACATTCCAATGGAAGCAAAAAACAAGGTGGCAAAAATATCTCTTACTGGCTCAACATAAGTCAGAGTTTGGTCGGCATATTCCACTTCGGAAATCATTAAACCCGCAACAAATGCCCCCATTTCGATCGACAATCCCAAATATTCCGTAAAGAGGGCAATTCCTAAACATAAAGCCACTACACCCAATAAAAATAATTCCTTGCTTTCCGTTCGCGCCAAAAACCTGAGCAAAGGAGGAATTAACCAAATACCTACCGCAACTGCACCTGCGGCAAATAAGCCAATTTTTAACAAAGCAAATAATACAGCTTTTCCGATCGCTTCTGGTGGTTGGTCAAGGGCAGGCAAAACTGCTAACATTAACCCCAAAGCTAAGTCTTGAACCACCAAAATTCCCAACATTACTTGACCGTGAGAAGTTTCGGTTTCGTTCCGTTCCATCAAACATTTTAAGACTACCGCAGTCGAAGAAAGGGAAAGAATTGCTCCTAAAAATACCCCTTTCGCAGGCAAAGTCGCCCAAGCACCAGTAATTCCACAAACTAAAACCGTAACTAAAATTGTCAGGATAATTTGCAGTCCACCGCCTCCCAGTGCAATTTTCTGCACTTTCCTGAGTTCGGCAAATGAAAACTCAACACCTAAAGCGAACAAGAGAAACGCTACCCCAAACTGAGCCAGAGTTTCTACTTGGATTACTTCCTTAATTAATCCTAGTCCGGCTGGCCCGACAACCATTCCGCCCAACAAATAGCCCAGTAAAACAGGCTGGCGTACTATTGCGGCTAAAAAGCCTCCCACCGCAGCAGCACTGAGGACTAGCACTAAGTCAACGATTAGCCTAAAGTCTTCTTGCACAAGTTTTCTGAAAAAAGTATTAAGGTATATTAACTAAGAATACAAACTTTTTCCCTAACAGGGGAAGAGAGTTAAAGCCAAACAAAGGAAGA is a genomic window containing:
- the dapF gene encoding diaminopimelate epimerase, with product MAIEFTKYQGLGNDFILIDNRSSSDPVLTPEAAVEWCDRHFGIGADGVIFALPGQDGTDYTMRIFNSDGSEPEMCGNGIRCLAKFIADLEGRSTESLRYRIHTLGGVITPELLHDGQVKVDMGVPRLLAQEIPTTLVAAGEKAIDRPLEVAGKTWNVTCVSMGNPHCITFVDDVAAIPLAEIGPQFEHHSVFPQLTNTEFIQVVNRKYLKMLVWERGAGATMACGTGACAALVAGVLTGNCDRQAIVELPGGPLEIQWSEVEQRVYMTGPAKKVFTGEV
- a CDS encoding DUF1565 domain-containing protein, with amino-acid sequence MNVPRHCQYSAKPPVKFVKRSLKVSLWLTTTILLCWENVALGASFVINSASTRTQLSTKFVPDLPPHQQVIKGFSIAQAESNMAQLFVNPNSGNDSAGNGSDRAPFKTITQALKVARENTVIYLAPGTYSEQSGETFPLQLKSGITLQGDPPTKGRGVIIRGGSLFISPTFARQNVTILAANKSGIAGVTVTNPNTRGYGIWIESSSPVVADCTFIGNSHDGISIAGNSAPLIRNNYFANNGANGMTIYGSSRPEVRENVFEKTGFGINIGHNATPIITGNRISQNTDGIVIQGKARPILRGNTIESNSRDGLIALTDTLPNLGTAQEPAGNIFRNNGRYEINAGTAVQIIPVYGNQLATRRLIGRINLDGNLIQVSAPRNSVPIASTDANSVQIAVPPPTPRKRTVRRSRRARASARRRARRQVRRSTVVVRTTPTSTATPPRTLLPQTGIQAGVLPTANTTFSQVNTNSLPQTNQNVSALSLRYRVVVEVQTLEEQNRLLALVPGAIRTVSDGKVVMQVGAFSDRAQADELLEKISSNGLLGTIEEIN
- a CDS encoding cation:proton antiporter — encoded protein: MQEDFRLIVDLVLVLSAAAVGGFLAAIVRQPVLLGYLLGGMVVGPAGLGLIKEVIQVETLAQFGVAFLLFALGVEFSFAELRKVQKIALGGGGLQIILTILVTVLVCGITGAWATLPAKGVFLGAILSLSSTAVVLKCLMERNETETSHGQVMLGILVVQDLALGLMLAVLPALDQPPEAIGKAVLFALLKIGLFAAGAVAVGIWLIPPLLRFLARTESKELFLLGVVALCLGIALFTEYLGLSIEMGAFVAGLMISEVEYADQTLTYVEPVRDIFATLFFASIGMLIDPIFLWNNLELILGLVALVFLGKFLIVTPLVRLFRYSWKTAVIAGLGLAQIGEFSFVLASEGQVLGLVSRRVYLLILGTTAVTLVLTPFVMRLVPQLFEIPWVKKILDPADLPLAVSEELPLQNHVVICGYGRVGRNLVQQVQQQGYPVVVIDQSESKIQKLREAGISYVYGNAASLHVLQTAGVAQAKGMAIALPDAMSTRNTLRRALELSPDLDVVVRANKDKDIELLYQLGAKEVVQPEFEASLELVSHLLTRMGMSFGAIQRQAQEIRKHHYLEFRPQLSASQVSRDLELATQDMNSRWYSLPANSPLSGMTLAEADLRNLAGVNLMAIRRASGEEVDYPDVSTTIEEGDRLLVVGQSEELAALDELAKGKAVFPAESAPCQWILVPENSPFLGKTLAHLDIERQYGIKAIAIRREGKFIRDPEGDIELQVGDRILLCGGYHPLKLLQQYLEPPEQISMPIVPVVKAAESQGLREYLPMDSWREP
- a CDS encoding methyl-accepting chemotaxis protein produces the protein MSKNFKLKGKLFIAFLVPVTLALGFGGIVYSVSNQLAETFKQVSRTEQIIVSNYEIILRISLMGRQVRGYLLNGSEAALKDYEQQKLLYIAAVNLGRKNIDNSEQQQRFNQIITLTEQFDALAREAIRLDKEGRREEAITNFLRDSEVVVTNLDTLKQELIRSEQTILANYTKTANSSIEFLVLASVITVLLITIFSSIAAYFIWITVANTIQKTVDTIATSSNEIAATVVQQERNASQQATSVSQTTTTMDELGVSAQQSAQKAELASNSAQQVSTLAQQGSQAVERTLEDMLELKNTVIAIAERIVHLSSQTNQIGSIINLVSELANQTNMLALNAAVEAVRAGEQGKGFGVVATEIRKLADESKKSAQKINLLVDEIQNAISSTAIVADEGKKRVDGSVNTAEDMAKTFAKVAEAINDVVSNNLQISLNAKQQAIAIQQVVDAMNNLNQGAVETASGISQTKVGTQRLNDAVLNLQAII
- a CDS encoding Hfq-related RNA-binding protein, whose amino-acid sequence is MTSGFDTNLPSVRQVQLIIKAQKRVELKLLTGEVISGILRWQDPNCISIIDDSNQQTFVWRQSIAYLKAFD
- a CDS encoding methyl-accepting chemotaxis protein, with protein sequence MFNNLKLKSKLFIAFLVPVILALGFSGTVFYATDQLVKTFKQVNKSERVIISNYETILRITLMGRQVRGYLLNRSEAALKEYEQQKLLYTEAVKLGREQIEDKAQNQRFEEILKLTEKFDTIAREAIRLEQDGKHEQAVTNFLRDSQVVVASLDELKEELLKNEQAILAGYTKASNNSIEFLVFASVFTGLTIVLFSSIAAYFIWISVVNTVQKSVNTIATSSNEIAATVVQQEKSASQQATSVNQTTTTMDELGISAQQSAQKAELAADSARQVSSLAKEGSQAVERTLEDMLEVKDTVVTITEKIVYLSSQTKQIGSIINVVNELTNQTNMLALNAAIEAVRAGEQGKGFGVVAAEIRKLADASKNSTDKINLLVDQIQTAINSTVLVANEGKKLVDSSVNTAEDMSKTFVKVADAINDAVANNVQISLNAKQQAIAIQQVVDAMNTLNQGSVETASGISQTKVGTQRLNEAVLNLQAVI